taagtccctgaattttttttttccgattccgggtccctagaaaaatttgtttgatcaaaataagtccctgagcgTGTATACgtcggagaagacggtggttgcctcctcattgtttccacaaaccatgaaataacatgtttaaaacactcctagaccttcatatatctgatctgggcgaagaaatcgcaagaaacaaagctaaaacgaagaaaccgagaagctccataaattccggcgagaagaaatcaacttgcaactgaccttttctcttcaactgtgacgacccagcccacgagaccaccaccactgagttcCTGAGGACGAGACGAAGCCGGCCCAACACCCCGGTCGCAGCGCCGCCATGACCGCCGTcgtcaaccaccgtcttctccggcgtatacacgctcagggacttattttgatcaaacaaatttttctagggaccgggaatcggaaaaaaaaaattcagggacttattttcatacggggtacaatttcaagGGCCTTTGGAGCTATTAAGcctttttaatattatatttgtttGGATTTGTATTAGAAAGCAAAAAGTATTATCTATCATCATGAAAGATCTGATCGTCCCCTAGGATtaacttaagtggtaagagttagagaaCGTAAAAATTGGAAggaatgaagggtgaaggggtCATGATTCAAATCCTAGTGAATGAACTAATTGACTAACATTATTCACATTCTGAAACTCAAGCATATAATCTAGGATACGTATCTAAAAAATGTTTCGATAAACATGAGATAACTTCATCGTCTGACCCTTATAAACTGCACGACTAACACTTTTTGGTTTATATTCATTTGGATCCACACCACTTATTAGATGGAATGATTAATAGTACAAACAACACCCCATAAAATGAGTATAATCCCCTCAATTATACATAGAAAAACCTAAAAAAAAGCAATTTAGGAAGAGCTAAATTGCTACCCGATGATCCATTAGGCAAAAGACCTTGGAATTAGATTGCTTAGGTGCACTCAAAGATAGAACTTTAGAAATCTAGCACCTAAGAAACACCTCCTTTGTAGAAAATTGCAGGATAAACATCAAGCAAGAACCACAAGGACATATGCCCAACTAGAAAGGGTATTCGTCGGGGACCTAGATGCGGTGAAAAAACAGCCACATAACCCCAAAAAAAGAGCTCATCTCGCCATCGGAGGGGCATCAACACATGCTATCTACCAGAAAGCGAAAGCATAAAAACAAACCCAAAGTATAGGGCACGTGCACGCTCTAGTTTGGCTGGACTAGCATACCAAACAACGAGATCAAAGAGAAGCTACAACCACCTAAACCCAAAAGCCAATATCTGCCGCCAATGACCCCAAATGCACACCGCCGACCCAAATCTGCCATTGTTGACCCCTGAGTAGCACTCAACAAGCACAAAAACCATGACAAGCGCACCGGCTGCACCGCACCTTCTGCCATTACTCCACCCACCAACAACTCACAAAGAGAACAGGGCGGAGCGCTAGATCTGTCGCCGACATCAGAGTTGCAAGAGGATGGAGGATAAGAACAACGATAAAGGCACTAGAACTAGATATGAAAAGATAGTAgaataaaggcttaattgcacctttggtcccccaactatacccttcctgcgaaaatcgtcctcaaactttaaaattagcaaaaaacgaccctaaagtttacacccggttgcaaaattggttttccgttagATTCCGTCtaaaaactaacagaatattctgttaaaaatgtattaaaaaataaataaaaaataaaattgagaaaataatagtattttaattgaaatccaGAAATACCCAGAATATTACATCAATTCATGAGAGCATTTGAGATTCAAATGATCACAACCTGAAATtttaatccaaaaaaaaattgttcagatTAAAAGGAAACCAAATCCAGGAAAAACAAATCctgaaaaactgaagaggtgAGTTTTATCGTTTCTTGTTTGTTATCCCTTTCCACCTCAACCTGCATTTTCTCTCAGCTTCTTCAATCGAAACCAAAATTCACCATCACATCCAAGCAATTGAAGCAGAAGATCAATTGACCCCCTTCAAATCTAGTACTCAAACCATAAACAACCATAAAACCCAGAACTTGAAAATGCAAGTGTGTTGGTGTTCCAAAATCGGTGGGTTTTCTGGGTTCTGGGGGTGAACAAAGGGGGACTTTTATGAGTTTTAAAGAGGAAGGAGTCGTGGACGGAGGAATATATGAAATGAGAGAGACACAGAATCAACAGAGACCAGATCTGAAGAAGAAAGGTGGTGGCTTGAATCTGCCTCCTTCACCATCACCCGCCACCGTCGCCGAACCATTGACCGAATCAGCAACCTCAACTTCGTCTGCAAAGCTATGGGTATCTTCGTTCACCTTTTTCTCCATCTCTGCCACCTTTCATCGCTTCTGTTGTCGCTTCTGCCACCTACGCTCTTTTGAAACACCAAATGGAAGTTGCTGCTGCTCCTTTTAGTTTTTTTCTCCAATAgaattttgaatcaaaatagaAGAATTGAGGATGATGTGGGAAGAAAATGACAgggatgaaaatgaagaagaagatgtttgaagaagatgaataatgAATGAAGGTTGTTGGGTttcacttttttaatttttaattcattttttaacccAGAATCCGTTAAGTTTTGGATGGTTTTGGACGGCAGACCagttttgcaaccgggtgtaaacttcagggtcgttttttgctaattttgaagtttaaggacgattttcgcaggaagggtatagttgggggaccaaaagtgcaattaagcctagaaTAAAATAACGTTCTTGGCACTAACAACGTTCAATGGTGCATCACCGGTGTTTccaggaaaaataaaataaaagaatcaCACAAGTTTTTATGTTGATATAATCATATAATCACTAGTCTTTGCACTAAATAAACGTTGTTATTTCTTCCAATTTTTCTAGTAACACCTAGACATTTCTCCAACATTATCAAGTGGCGCACTCATCTCACCCTGAAAAATGTGACATTCCTTCATCTCGAAAAAGTCGCATGATCTCAAATCCAGAATTTTCAAGAAGCTACAACCTCACCCTTTTCTCACACACCCGCAAAGCTTATATATACAGAGATTTGCACGCACCAAATTGCcgagaaaaataaaacaaacacaaaGACAACCAAGCATTCAACTGAGTCTCTGAAAACAAACCAAAATGTCTCTGTTTCAGTCCCTGTTGTTGAACCAGAGCGACCCTTTTGATCACTTCCGAGCACTTCTCAGTGAAAATCCACACTCATCGTTGCATGAAGGGAACACCCAAATGGATTGGAAGGAGACCAGCGATGCCCACATCTTCCAAATCGATCTTCCGGGGCTTACCAAAGAGGATGTGAAGCTTGAAGTACGTGAAAGCAGAGTACTCTGCATCAGAgcagagaagaaagaagagcaagaagaagaagaaaaagaagagaagaagaggcTCACATGGCATTGCAGGGAGAGAGGAGGGAATGGTGTGTTCTTGAGGGAGTTCAGATTGCCTGAGAATGCAAAGGTTGGTGATGTCAAGGCCGAAATGCGTGATGGGGTGTTGACCATAACAGTGCCTAAGGATCATGAGACCAAGAAGAAGCACAAGCATCACAAGAAGGAGGTTCAAATTTCTGGGGAGGATGGTGAAGGCGTTTCCCCAAAAGGAATTGGGCGTTTCGTTTGCTGCAAAGCTTAGAACTTTCAAGTCCTATCATACAAACACAAGTATACAGTTTTGTGAAGAATCTAATTGTTTTGGTTTGCAGTTGTTTTGGGAAAATGTTTGGAGAGAAAATAAGAGAATAGAAATATGATAAGTGAGagattgagagaaaaaaatatgtgTATGTATTGTTGTTTATAGATTATAACTGATTGTTTTGTACTTTGTGTGTAAATTTTACAGTCtgtaattttgtttttatctgTCATACTAGATTGTAAATTTGAAATTCTACAAGGCTCAGTAGTTCTTGTATCTTTCCTGTGGTTTATCATGAGATATGAACAATGGTAATCATAAAAAAGAGGTTTGGGTTGGGTGACATAGCAATTCAAAGCTGAAAGAATGCAAAAATTGTGCcgtttttttttggtttggaaactatttttcaataattttgttGAGAGATGGCCTAAATCATCCAAAGTAGAAATGGGGTTAAGTCACCTAAACCTCTTTTTTGGACTATTCTGCAATTAAATGTTATAATTAAAATGAttattatgaaataaaaaagcatAATTATATGAGGCGTAATATCTTAAAACACTTGTTACTTTTGTGTGCTGATTTGATAGGAAAAAACTTGGGAGGCAGGTTTTAACTCAAAAACCTGCACTATATGGCAGTGATGATCAAGTTGCTACTTTTGTGTGCTGATTTGGTAGTGGCAGTAAAATTTACAATGGTTCGCAAGTACTTTCTCGACTTTGGGACAATTAATATGGCAAAAAAATGTATTACATAATGGTAAATGAGTAGTTTCTCAAACAATCGAGCTCGCACTGAACTGCATCATGTGACAGCCGAGGCATCTAGTGTATTTCACTTTGACTTTGACAGTGATCacctttttttagaaagcaaaaggTATATTAGTTAAATGTTTGAGAGCAAGACTCTCAAGCAGGGAGTACAATCCAACCAGCGCCGGCGGTAACCGCAAGACTACAAAAAACCGCAAGAAGCCCCAAAGCGCCCGgcaaaaataacaaaaagacCTAAGACAGTGATCACCTTTAAAACTATACAATTTTGAATTATATGCCAAAAACGGGTGATATAACAAAAACATTGTACAGAAGACTGCACTGCATTGTTGTGTTGTATTAGAGAGAACGAGTACTTCCCTTTCCCAAAAAAATTCAGCAGCAAGCTTAGAGTATGGTCCTGTAAACAAATATTACTAGTGAACTTCCAAAAAGTTAGCAGAGTCTGGTGTCTCACATCAATCATCAACGTTCGGAGCCCATGCTAAACCTACAATGTCAAAGGCAAATTTTTATTGGCACCTGCATCAACTTAGGATAAAAATGAATAGACCGAAATCCAGACAGATAGCGACAATGATTTCTTTCACCGTGAACATTTTGATAATGAGTATGCTACTTATCACGTCAAAAATTATGTTACTTATCACgtaaaaaattatgatttacATCAGCTTTTCCCAGTAGTTATTGGATGCCAAGTTAATGTCAAGAGCACATCTGTACAATTTCAAAAGTAAATGAACATAACTGAACTACTTGAAACTACAAGGATCAAGATCACAATGTTGAGAAAAACAGTAAAAAAACTGCAACGAAGCCTATTTCAGATATTAATATCTACagattaaaaataagaacttgATTGAATTAAAGTCATAAATGTTGTcttatttttagggtttttcctttgATAAGATAATTTAATTCTTATTTAAGAATTGGATTATTTGGAATTTTATGATCTTTGCATTATAAATACCCTTTAGCTGCTTCATGTGATTTAAACTTTTGAGATAATTAATTGATATAATGGTTTCTAATCAGACAGTATCTGAATTTAAGTTATGTACTCCAGAATTGAAGGAGTACATTATTTATAAGAGAAGTACACTGCCAAGAGAAAGATTCTTGGAACAACCTATCCTACATCTTCAAACCATATTGTATtacaatttaaaaaaagaaattgaaatgaAGTATCAATTACTTTTGAGATCTGCTGAAATTTTACGAACTTAATCTATCCCATGAACTTCAAATCAAAGAGTCAGATTGATGAACTCTCATAAAAATTTTTCTCTATGGAGTATGTCAAGACCTCACTATAACTGGATCCGCACCATATACATGCTAAAACGGGCAGTCTATGAATTATATACAAGCAATCAAATATCTACAATTTTATTAGACTTGTTTAATAATTTGAAACAAGTTTGTAAATTTGCATGACACCCCCTTAAAATCAAGAAACCCAAGCCACTCAATGGTAAATACATATGTCTAGCCCAAAAAAGGGAGTAATGTTCTTTAATATTAAAACCAGTTCAAAAGTTCActtatttaatatcaattttttcattttttttaacacTCATGTTTAGTTGGAAAGTGTCTTTTTTCTTTCATGAATGCAAGTCCATATTGTGCAGGTTTTCTTTTAAGGGTGGAAAGggtggagagagaaagaaagaaaccttgAAGCACAGTTTTAACTGCTGAATTAGGAACAAGAAGACCAACTATATGTGGGTTATCTGGTGTAGTTTCTACACGAACAACACGTAACCTCTTATGTCTTTGAACAGCCTGTAAAGATTTTTATTTGCAGTTAGAAGCTTTTTACAtaagaaataataataagatTTCAATAAGCATATTAATTCAATGATTAAACAAACCACCAGAGGCTCTACAGAATAAAAAACTGGAGTTCAAAGGTTACTATAATAAGTAACATTACATCATATTCTATCATAATCAAAGCTATCCATTGCAATTTTTGCACTCCAAAACTCACCAGTTACCAATTCAAAATTCAAGTCACCAGATATAAAGGGTAGCATAAAGTGACCAATCGTTGCACGAATTATAGCTTTAGCATCAGCATAATATGCAGTTCTCAGAATATTTTTTATGCTGAAGTACCTGATTAGAAAGGACCATTTCTATGGTTTTCCAAACAGGAAGAATGAGGCCACCCAAGACATTTACTTCCTGCAGTCTTGAGCCAATTGTACAGAAGTTGCGAAGCTTACAATTGGGACCGTGCATGCACTGACAAGAATGGTAAGAAGCCAAAATGTAAGATAATGCGAATTCAACAAACTAACATCCATGCATTTAGCATAGTTACGTACAGATAAATATGGTTATAAATGCTAAAAAATCACAATTAATGGCATAATTAATTTActtaaaatagaaaattgtaTTGGGCTGTGTTAAATTTAGATTCTATTTCATtccttttgaaaaaaaacaatGAACGGCATCGCTAATATTTCAGAAGTAATTACTAAATGTTTTCATGACACTTGCACACATCAAGGATTCCCAAGTTAAAGCATCAAACATTGTAGCACTGTGAATATAAATTAGAATTCTTAAATCTAGCTGtgataaattaaagaaaaaggcTCCTGTTAATCATAATCACCAAACTAAATATATTGGAACTTTCATTATGCAAAACAAAGAAATCATCAAAGTAATTAGTAATGCCAAACTGAGGCATTATTCAGAAAATAACTGCTCCAGCACAAAGCTAGCAAAAATTAGGAACTTGTAATCTACAAACAGGATGCTTACTACTAGAAAGAATTCCTATTTTTCTGCATTATTACCTGAATATCATATGATCATTGGTTGGGTATAAGAAATAGAAAGACCAAAAATTAAACTCTTCGTCTGAATATCCAGTATATTAACTTGAATGATACTGTgagctatatatatatagtagagTGAGAGAGCACAGTACATGCAGGTAATTCTACCATATACCACTCCCAATATGTTATTATGGATTTTGGATTCTGGTACTTCTGATCATTTGGTTTGTAATCCCTCTCTTTTCACTAAATTGTCATCTCCTAAAACCTCAGTGTTAATGTTACTGATAGGTCTACGGCACAAGTCACTAGCTTTGGTCAAGCTTCACCTCTTCCAAACAACACTTGTTCAAGAATTTCTAAACTAAATATCTTGGCCAGTTACGATACTTTATTGGGATTTAGGTGGCTCAATCAAAGGCAGGTTGCTATATCTCTGTTGGGAAGTTTCAAGTTGACTAGAGAatagagatatggccaaataaGCATTCAATCCTCAGCTCTAAGCTAGCTTTGCGGAAAGTTAAGCCTAGCCCAAATACTaagatggtatcagagcataTCCTAGATCCCCACAGATGTTCATTCCTACAGAATTTCCATGATCAAGATGTCGAGCCCTGAACATGAAGGGTGTTGGTAAGTcacacattgactagagatatgacctaataagtgcttataaagggtagatCAACCCTCATTTCTATGCTATCTTTtgaggtagagttaggcctaacccaaattctaagactCTCAAAGGAAATTTGTATTTGATATTCTAGAAGAAACTGGAATGCTTGATCGTAAACCTGTTCACACACCTATGGACCCTAATGTAAAGCTTCTTCCTAATCTGAGGGAGCCCTATCTTGATCCAAGGAGGTACAGAAGGTTAGCGGGGAAGTTGAATCATCTTACGATGACTAGACCTGACATTACCTTTTTAGTAAGTGTTGTGAGCCAGTTTCTTAGTTCACCACGTGATAGTCATTGGCATGCAATCATCTGGATCCTAAGAAACAATAAGGATTACCCGGAAAAGGAGGGTCATACTAACATCATTAGAAGTGTTGATTCAGATTGGGAAGGTGATGTTAAAATAGGAGGACCACTACTAGTTATTGTGTTGTCATTGGAGGAAATCTAATTTCCAGAACTGTTCTTGCAACAGTAGCAGATCGTGTTATGGCTAATGCTACATATGAATTGTTGTAGTTAAAGCAATTGTTTCAGGAGTTGAAGTTTTGTGAGATAGGGTCTATGGAGCTTGCTTGTGATAATCTGCCAGCTTTCTATCTTTCTCCAAATCCAATTTTTCATGAGAGGACCAAATATATAGAGGTCGATTGTCATTTCATCAGAGAGAAGATCCTCTCAGGCATAATTAAGACTTACTATGTGCATTTTAAGGATCAACTTGAAGATATGTTAAATAAGTCTTTACGGGTCCTatgataaaatatatatgtaacAAGTTGGATGCATCTGATATATATTCTCCAGCTCGAGGGGAATGTTGAATATTTGTTATTCAGTTTGTTATTAGATTACAGCAGTCCCATAAAACTACAGATTGTGTCTCTTATATAGTTTCTCTATTTTGGATTAGCATTTCCCAAGGACAGAATTAGCGTTGATTTAGGAATGATCTCTTTGTTGTATGTATAAATTGTGCAAATCATATTGATAAAATACACAATATATATTTCTCATATTCAAGTATTAAACATTATTAAacaataacaattaacaacatATTACGCTAACCCTGGGATTAAAAAATCCACAACTTATTACTTGTTAAATAAAATGGAACATTGCTAATACAATAACAAGTAATACTTGACCTTTCACCTCAATCCTCAACACTTAAAACACATTGGTTTCCTCACTTAAAGTTACAACTATGAGAAATAACTTACTAAGCGTACATAACATACCTGTTTAGATGACGCTTGATATTCAACTTGCCAGCCAGTTTGAGCCTCTTCTAATGTTGATACTTTGGtatattttctttttagttCTGTCAGGTGCATCTCCCTATAATTGTAGGGAAATAATGGGTAagcaaaaaaagaaaactaaaaagCCCAAAAAGAGCTGGTAACTGTAATTATCAAATACATACCGAGGTGATTCTCCAAGAGGGGGACGAATTATCTTATACATAGCTGAAGCAGAACTGAAACAGAATGAAGAACAAAACGACTTCAGAATATAAGGAAAGCCTTTGCATGTATTTAGCAGAGTATTTTCTTATCTCACTATATACAGAATTACAGATCCACCAAGAGAAACTGTGTTCCCTGGATTAAAAATTTGATAGAGTAATTTATACACGTACACAAACATGACATAAAAAGAAACTTCTTACTTCCTCCCATACTATTTAATTGTCTTTCTCAAATAAACTTATCTGCACCAAGGATTACGACATTACGTACTTACGTTCAACTGTTCAAGACCTTATCCATTTATCTTGGTTTGAGATATGTTTATTGAGCATATATAAGATGTTGTGACGATCATAATTCTTTGCAAATGATACAGTCCTACGAATCTCAATTTGATAACCATGGATTACGTACTTACGTTCAACTGTTCAAGCCCTTATCCATTTATCTTGGTTTGAGATATGTTTATTGAACATATATAAGATGTTGTAACGATCGTAATTCTTTGCAAATGATACAGTCCTAGTTAAAGAGTTGAGAAAAGGAATTATTAGAATGCGTAATAAGCCTAAATCTACCTTaaaaagctagcttaggggtGAGGGTTTCTCTAACCTATATAAGAACATTTTTGGGCAAATCTGtggtcaatgtgggacttctctaACCCTATCCACAAATTGATTTAACTTTGGTAAGGAGCTTAGATAGGAGGGCCTGCAAGAATTGCAAGGTAACACCGGAAGAGCGCTTGACTACACAAAATTGAGTTCTGGTCCTTGATGATCATTTTAAGAGTCATAAACAGAACTCAACAAGTTATGAATCCAAGAATTAAGGGAGAgaaaattttaacttttaagaggAAACTTGAGAAGGAAGATAATTAGGAGGCACAAGCTAATGCTAATCTAATTTGGGATGATATGTTTGAGAAGGTTAGGAGGGTGGACAAAGAAGTGTTGGGCTTATCTGTAGGTTTTGGATTGAGAGATAAGGAATCTTGATGGTGGAATGGAAGTGTGCAAGAAAAGGTAAAATATAAAAAGGAATATTTCAAGACTTTACACGGATGCAACAATGCTAAAAATTGGGATCGGTGTCAGAAGGAAAGAAATGAAGCAAGGAAAGCTGTGAGTGAGGCATGATCCAAGGCGTTTGAGaaattttataaatatcttGAAACAAGGAATAGAGAACGAAAAAATTTATAAGCTTGCCAAAAATAGAGAAAGAAGATCAAGAGATACGGACCACATGAGATGTATTAAGGATGATGATGGAAGACTTTCAgttatatcattaaaaattccAATGATAGACAAGGAATCAAGGATTGACCTTTAACATGGAAACCTTGGAAGTGAGAAAGGATGAGCAAAATATGACTTACTATCGTAGAATTCAAGTCAGAGAAGTTAAAGAAGCTCTTAATCGCATGTATAATGGTAAAGCAGTGGGTCTTGATGATATCTCTATTGAGGTTCGGTGCATAAGAGACCAAGGTATCAGTTGGCTCACTAATTTGTTCAATGAGATTTTGGGATCTAAATATATGCCAGATGCGTGGAGAAGTATTTTGGTCCCCATATATAAAACCAAGGGAGATGTTAAGAGTTATGAGAACTATAGATGGATAAAACTTATGAGCCAAACTATGAAATTATGGGAAAAGGTTATTGAGCACAGACTAAGGGAGAAGACTAGGATAAAAGAGAATCAATTTGGTTTTATGCCAGGTTGGTCAACAGCAGATGTCATCTACCTCCTACGAAGGTTGATGGGAAAGTATCGAGTATAAAGAGAGACTTGCATCTGGTTTTCGTTGACATGGAAAGAGTAAATGATCATGAGCCTAGGGAAGTGTTGTGGAAGGCTAAGGAAAAGAAAGTTGTTTGCTTGGCGTATATATATTCGATCTCTAAAAGATATGTATGAGGGGGAAACTACTTGTGTGAGAACTCCTAGGTTGTAACTAACGACTTCTCTATAAAGATAGGTTTACATCAAGGCTCAGCCTTGAGTCCATATTTATTTAATACTATGGTGTTGGACATGCATACCAGAGATATACAGAAGGTGATATAGTTTTAATTGAAGAGTCAAGGGAAGAAATTAATTTGACACTCGAGATTTGGAGGTAGACTTTGGAATATTAGGGTTTTAGATTAAACAGAAGTAAGACTGAATACATGGATTGCAATTTTAGTGAGAATGACGCTGGAAGTAATTTGGCAGTAAAAATTGGAAACGAGTTCAAGTATCCTGGATCGATTACACAAATGACAAAATATTGGGGAAATTGGCAAAGATGTTACACGCAATTCAAGCTAGGTGgttaaaatgagaaaaacatCAGGGGTTATAATGAGATAATTTTACACATTATCTATGACCGCAAAGTACCTACCAAGCTCAAAGGAAAGTTCGCCCGAACCGCTATAAGACCTGCTACTATGCTAGCGAATATAGGGCCTTAACGGGACAATATGAGAAAATAGTTGGAGTAGCAGAAATGAGAATGTTAAGATGGATGAAAGGCAACACAAGAAATAATAAGATACACAACGAGTGGATAAAAGAAGATATTGGGGTGGCACCTATCGTGGAGAAGCTGATGGAAAATCGCTTAAGGTGGTATGGACCTGTACAAAGAAGACCCTTGGAGGCACCAGTGAAAAGGGTTGATAACATGATATCCATATACtatttttctgtttcttttcttttcttctctctctctctacttgATATTATCACAATCTAACATTGTGAAATATCTACATCTGTTTTTTCTTGTGTTGCCATAAGTGAAACCCAAACTAGCTCAGATCATTTAAATTCACAACCCACACCACAAGCCAACAGAAAGTGATGCGTGATAGTTGAAATAAACTTACATTCACTGAAACTGAAAGTACATTACATAGCGCATAtgataaaaagaaggaaaaccACCTTTCAAATGCTAAAATGAAATGCCGCTTTCCTAGCCACTCCCTTTTGGACTTGTAGAAACCATCATTAGATGAACCCAGTCCATCCTTCTGCATCTCATTCAGCATGGTATTTGCTAACTAAGACGTAAAAAATAGCAGCAAACTAAGGCCGTTAGAGTATAGCACAACAATTTAGTTAGgccattgaaagaaaaaaaagaatatgcACCTCCCATGAGATCCCACGATCGAAGATGAATGTGAACAGAACAGTGGAAGCCCCACTCATTTGATCAACATAGACAGTCTGTTAAAAGGAAAGGTCCGGCCTTAATATTAGCTGTATAACTAACCTATACAAATGAGTAGTACAAAGAAGTTTATCGTTAAGAAAAAAACCTTGGGAGTCCCTTTCAGTTCAA
This portion of the Lotus japonicus ecotype B-129 chromosome 3, LjGifu_v1.2 genome encodes:
- the LOC130748295 gene encoding 17.8 kDa class I heat shock protein-like; its protein translation is MSLFQSLLLNQSDPFDHFRALLSENPHSSLHEGNTQMDWKETSDAHIFQIDLPGLTKEDVKLEVRESRVLCIRAEKKEEQEEEEKEEKKRLTWHCRERGGNGVFLREFRLPENAKVGDVKAEMRDGVLTITVPKDHETKKKHKHHKKEVQISGEDGEGVSPKGIGRFVCCKA